A genomic window from Acidobacteriota bacterium includes:
- a CDS encoding metallophosphoesterase — MRILHISDLHIGREIDVDRWKKAEQLVEEITREWGSGEEKPLVLITGDVVDDGTEIEYIEARRVLKPLRQAGFLVVPLPGNHDYGWNGAFARESRFELFRKYLLQIETPVSYPSVPYADPEVTILTLNSMLAETGRWDRLFADGELGREQLQGLDRLVTKLHGKREQGHRVVVALHHHPFLFPDDSPVKKAKEQLTHRLKDGDDLMEIVSGRIDALLFGHEHRHVDFSKPLAGHFLTEEYEIPCILASGRSTDAGLPARVITIKRGHEPRVKPAPWLSRPRPSTAPERHRR; from the coding sequence TTGAGGATTCTCCACATCAGCGACCTGCACATCGGACGGGAGATCGATGTCGACAGATGGAAGAAGGCCGAACAGCTGGTGGAGGAAATTACCCGCGAATGGGGAAGTGGCGAGGAGAAACCGCTGGTGCTGATCACCGGTGACGTGGTCGACGACGGGACGGAGATCGAGTACATCGAGGCGAGAAGGGTCTTGAAGCCACTTCGACAGGCCGGTTTTCTGGTCGTGCCGCTCCCCGGAAACCACGACTACGGCTGGAATGGAGCCTTCGCCCGGGAAAGCCGATTCGAGCTGTTCAGGAAATATCTCCTGCAGATCGAAACCCCGGTGAGCTATCCGAGTGTCCCGTACGCTGATCCCGAAGTCACAATCCTCACGCTGAACTCGATGCTCGCGGAGACCGGCAGGTGGGACCGGCTCTTCGCCGACGGCGAGCTCGGTAGAGAACAGCTCCAAGGCCTCGATCGGCTCGTTACGAAGCTGCACGGCAAACGAGAACAAGGGCACCGGGTTGTCGTCGCACTCCACCACCATCCGTTCCTGTTTCCTGATGACAGTCCCGTCAAGAAGGCCAAGGAGCAGCTCACTCACCGGCTCAAGGATGGTGATGATCTCATGGAGATCGTGTCCGGCAGGATCGACGCCCTGCTCTTCGGCCACGAGCACCGGCACGTCGATTTTTCGAAACCGCTCGCCGGCCACTTCCTCACCGAGGAGTACGAGATTCCATGCATCCTGGCGTCCGGTAGGAGCACCGACGCCGGCCTTCCGGCGCGAGTGATCACGATCAAACGAGGGCACGAGCCTCGAGTCAAACCTGCCCCTTGGTTGTCTCGGCCTCGGCCTTCAACCGCTCCGGAGCGGCACCGTAGATAA